A region of Burkholderiales bacterium JOSHI_001 DNA encodes the following proteins:
- a CDS encoding cation diffusion facilitator family transporter (PFAM: Cation efflux family~TIGRFAM: cation diffusion facilitator family transporter): MQVGSYLKLSVAVAVATIALKTGAWWLTGSVSLLSDAMESLVNLAGATFALAMVTVAAQPPDADHPLGHHKAEYFSSGFEGVLILVAAGGIVWAAVQRLLAPQPLESLGIGLALSVLSSALNGVLAWAMLRKARQHRSMALEADARHLFTDVWTSAGVVAGLLAVHATGWLWLDPVVAIGVALNIVREGVSLVRASADGLMDRALEPEVQADIDRTLAEFAHQAIRFDHVVTRRAGARRFVDMHMHMPAGWTLGRAAALRTSVEQALMGAVPGLRASIQLLPMDVEAHFDDPKDPL, translated from the coding sequence ATGCAAGTTGGCAGCTACCTGAAGTTGTCGGTGGCGGTGGCGGTGGCCACCATCGCGCTGAAGACCGGCGCCTGGTGGTTGACCGGATCGGTCAGCCTGCTGTCGGACGCGATGGAGTCGCTGGTGAACCTGGCCGGCGCCACCTTCGCGCTGGCCATGGTGACCGTCGCGGCGCAGCCGCCCGATGCCGACCACCCGCTGGGCCATCACAAGGCCGAATACTTCTCCAGCGGTTTTGAAGGGGTGCTCATCTTGGTGGCGGCCGGCGGCATCGTCTGGGCCGCGGTGCAGCGCCTGCTGGCGCCCCAGCCCCTGGAATCGCTGGGCATCGGCCTGGCGCTGTCGGTGCTGAGTTCAGCGCTGAACGGTGTGCTGGCCTGGGCCATGCTGCGCAAGGCGCGGCAGCACCGGTCCATGGCGCTGGAAGCCGATGCGCGCCACCTGTTCACCGACGTGTGGACCTCGGCCGGCGTGGTGGCCGGCCTGCTGGCGGTGCACGCCACCGGCTGGCTGTGGCTGGACCCGGTGGTGGCCATCGGCGTGGCGCTGAACATCGTGCGCGAAGGCGTGAGCCTGGTGCGGGCCTCGGCCGACGGGCTGATGGACCGCGCGCTGGAGCCCGAGGTGCAGGCCGACATCGACAGGACCCTGGCCGAATTCGCGCACCAGGCCATCCGCTTCGACCACGTGGTCACGCGCCGGGCGGGCGCGCGGCGCTTCGTCGACATGCACATGCACATGCCCGCCGGCTGGACCCTGGGGCGCGCCGCGGCGCTGCGCACGTCGGTCGAGCAGGCGCTGATGGGTGCGGTGCCCGGTCTGCGCGCGTCCATCCAGCTGTTGCCGATGGACGTGGAGGCCCATTTCGACGATCCGAAGGACCCGCTGTGA
- a CDS encoding Iron-sulfur cluster assembly accessory protein (PFAM: Iron-sulphur cluster biosynthesis~TIGRFAM: Iron-sulfur cluster assembly accessory protein), whose protein sequence is MSAVAESLPGLAPDMPAPLVFTDSAASKVKELVDEEGNPDLKLRVFVQGGGCSGFQYGFTFDEAVNDDDTQMSKNGVTLLIDAMSLQYLAGAEIDYKEDLQGAQFVIKNPNATTTCGCGSSFSV, encoded by the coding sequence ATGAGCGCTGTTGCCGAATCCCTCCCTGGCCTGGCCCCCGACATGCCGGCGCCGCTGGTCTTCACCGACAGCGCCGCGTCCAAGGTGAAGGAACTGGTGGACGAAGAAGGCAACCCCGACCTGAAGCTGCGCGTGTTCGTGCAAGGCGGTGGCTGCTCCGGCTTCCAGTACGGTTTCACCTTCGACGAGGCGGTGAACGACGACGACACGCAGATGAGCAAGAACGGCGTCACGTTGCTGATCGACGCCATGAGCCTGCAGTACCTGGCCGGCGCCGAGATCGACTACAAGGAAGACCTGCAGGGCGCGCAGTTCGTGATCAAGAACCCCAACGCCACCACCACCTGTGGTTGCGGGTCCAGCTTCTCCGTCTGA
- a CDS encoding molecular chaperone (PFAM: Uncharacterised protein family (UPF0075)) has protein sequence MTLFIGLMSGTSLDGVDGVLVDLGEPGASRLAVKAHRHRAFDAALRGELLALNSAGPNELHRAALAANALARSHAAVTQDLLAATGLSAGQVRAVGAHGQTVRHQPGAFDGTGYTLQLFNGALLAELVGIDVVCDLRSRDIAAGGQGAPLVPAFHAAVFGRAGQDVAVLNIGGIANLSLLAADGQVRGFDCGPGNALLDHWCQGHTGAAFDDQGRWGATGRVDEALLQRLLAEPFFDRVPPKSTGRDLFNPVWLQARLADHGRAEPADVMATLVELSARSAADALRRHQPTSTELLVCGGGAFNTLLMQRLAMRLPGTLVRDTTQAGLPPLQVEATAFAWLAQAFVQRQPGNRPEVTGATGPRVLGALYPAG, from the coding sequence ATGACACTGTTCATCGGCCTGATGTCGGGCACCTCGCTGGACGGGGTGGATGGCGTTCTGGTGGACCTGGGCGAACCGGGCGCCTCGCGCCTGGCCGTGAAGGCCCACCGCCACCGCGCCTTTGACGCCGCCTTGCGTGGCGAGTTGCTGGCGCTGAACAGCGCCGGGCCCAACGAACTGCACCGCGCCGCGCTGGCCGCCAACGCGCTGGCACGCAGCCATGCGGCCGTGACCCAGGACCTGCTGGCCGCCACCGGCCTGTCCGCAGGACAGGTGCGCGCCGTCGGCGCCCATGGCCAGACCGTGCGCCACCAGCCCGGCGCCTTCGACGGCACCGGCTACACCTTGCAGCTGTTCAATGGCGCCTTGCTGGCGGAACTGGTTGGCATCGACGTCGTGTGCGACCTGCGCAGCCGCGACATCGCCGCTGGGGGCCAGGGCGCGCCGCTGGTGCCCGCCTTCCACGCCGCGGTGTTCGGCCGCGCCGGCCAGGATGTGGCGGTGCTGAACATTGGCGGCATCGCCAACCTCAGCCTGCTGGCCGCTGACGGCCAGGTGCGAGGCTTCGACTGCGGCCCCGGCAACGCGCTGCTGGACCACTGGTGCCAAGGCCACACCGGCGCGGCTTTCGACGACCAGGGGCGCTGGGGCGCCACCGGGCGGGTGGACGAGGCCCTGCTGCAGCGCCTGCTGGCCGAGCCCTTCTTCGACCGCGTGCCACCCAAGAGCACCGGCCGCGACCTGTTCAATCCCGTCTGGCTGCAGGCCAGGCTGGCCGACCACGGCCGGGCCGAGCCGGCCGACGTGATGGCCACCCTGGTGGAGTTGTCCGCCCGCTCGGCGGCCGACGCCCTGCGTCGCCACCAGCCGACCAGCACCGAACTGCTGGTGTGCGGCGGGGGTGCCTTCAACACCTTGCTGATGCAGCGCCTGGCCATGCGGCTGCCTGGCACCTTGGTTCGCGACACCACCCAGGCCGGGCTGCCGCCGCTGCAGGTGGAGGCCACGGCGTTCGCCTGGCTGGCCCAGGCCTTCGTGCAGCGCCAGCCCGGCAACCGGCCCGAGGTGACCGGCGCCACCGGGCCTCGGGTGCTGGGTGCGCTGTACCCGGCCGGCTGA
- a CDS encoding metalloendopeptidase-like membrane protein (PFAM: Peptidase family M23) has protein sequence MTLGTILQSLDRTRAKAGHWAARHPRRLTAVAVSALASFAVTAFGIAPMAPDAADLPQRLLSEDVRLLELAPQLDALANHDLALWRNDTVRSADTADSLLKRLGVNDPLAARHLRGDRDARRLFDGRSGKMVRARAQADGSLVELVARFPALDDGLSHSHFTRLTLSKHDGLWHTRLETAPLTARARVGSGTVRSTLFAALDDANLPDAVGTQLVEMFGNDIDFRRELRRGDTFSVVYEALFADDQPVTWNAGVGTILAAEFNNAGQTHRAVLFEHAGKSAYFDFNGQNKRRAFLANPLEFSRMTSGFEMRLHPIARVWKQHLGVDYGAPTGTPVRVVGDGVVEFAGQQRGYGNLVKVKHSQERSTVYAHLNSIGVRVGQRVEQGQNIGTVGATGYATGPHLHFEFLVNGDHRDPVEIARASETLKVDTAARPRFQQTALAMQDHLAVAQTLRGYQGQGE, from the coding sequence ATGACCCTGGGAACGATCCTGCAGTCCCTGGACCGCACCCGAGCCAAAGCCGGCCACTGGGCCGCACGCCATCCGCGCCGCCTCACCGCCGTGGCCGTGAGCGCCCTGGCCAGCTTTGCGGTCACCGCCTTCGGCATTGCGCCCATGGCACCCGATGCGGCCGACCTGCCCCAGCGCCTGCTCAGCGAAGACGTGCGGTTACTGGAACTGGCGCCTCAGCTGGACGCGCTGGCCAACCACGACCTGGCCCTGTGGCGCAACGACACGGTGCGCAGCGCCGACACCGCCGACAGCCTGCTCAAGCGCCTGGGCGTGAACGACCCGCTGGCCGCGCGCCACCTGCGCGGCGACCGCGACGCCCGCCGCCTGTTCGACGGCCGCAGCGGCAAGATGGTGCGCGCCCGCGCCCAGGCCGACGGCTCCTTGGTGGAACTGGTGGCCCGCTTCCCGGCCCTGGACGACGGCCTGTCGCACAGCCACTTCACGCGCCTGACCCTGTCCAAGCACGACGGCCTGTGGCACACGCGCCTGGAAACCGCCCCGCTGACCGCCCGCGCCCGCGTGGGCAGCGGCACGGTGCGCTCCACGCTGTTCGCGGCGCTGGACGACGCCAACCTGCCCGACGCCGTGGGCACGCAGTTGGTGGAGATGTTCGGCAACGACATCGACTTCCGCCGCGAACTGCGCCGCGGCGACACCTTCAGCGTGGTGTACGAAGCCCTGTTCGCCGACGACCAGCCCGTCACCTGGAACGCGGGCGTGGGCACCATCCTGGCGGCCGAATTCAACAACGCCGGCCAGACGCACCGCGCGGTGCTGTTCGAACATGCCGGCAAAAGCGCTTACTTCGACTTCAACGGCCAAAACAAGCGGCGCGCCTTCCTGGCCAACCCGCTGGAGTTCTCGCGCATGACCTCGGGTTTCGAGATGCGCCTGCACCCCATCGCCCGCGTCTGGAAGCAGCACCTGGGCGTGGACTACGGCGCGCCCACTGGCACGCCTGTGCGTGTGGTGGGTGACGGCGTGGTGGAATTCGCCGGCCAGCAGCGCGGCTATGGCAACCTGGTGAAGGTGAAGCACAGCCAGGAGCGCAGCACGGTGTACGCGCACCTGAACAGCATTGGCGTGCGCGTCGGCCAACGCGTGGAGCAGGGCCAGAACATCGGCACCGTCGGCGCCACGGGTTATGCCACCGGGCCGCACCTGCACTTCGAATTCCTGGTCAACGGCGACCACCGCGACCCGGTGGAAATTGCCCGGGCTTCTGAAACCCTGAAGGTGGACACCGCGGCGCGTCCGCGATTCCAGCAGACCGCGCTGGCCATGCAGGACCACCTGGCGGTGGCGCAAACCCTGCGCGGCTACCAGGGCCAGGGCGAGTAA
- a CDS encoding D-tyrosyl-tRNA(Tyr) deacylase (PFAM: D-Tyr-tRNA(Tyr) deacylase~TIGRFAM: D-tyrosyl-tRNA(Tyr) deacylase): MIALLQRVREASVSVAGRETGRIGAGALVLVCAEPADTEAQAAKLVDKLLKLRIFSDEAGKMNRSLQDTGGGLLIVSQFTLAADCSGGNRPSFTGAAPAEQGRALYETVLRLARERHPEVACGEFGADMQVALVNDGPVTIPLRIA; encoded by the coding sequence GTGATCGCGCTGCTGCAGCGCGTGCGCGAAGCGTCGGTCAGCGTGGCGGGCCGCGAGACCGGCCGCATCGGCGCGGGTGCGCTGGTGCTGGTGTGCGCCGAACCCGCCGACACCGAAGCCCAGGCCGCCAAGCTGGTGGACAAGCTGCTGAAGCTGCGCATCTTCAGCGACGAAGCCGGCAAGATGAACCGCAGCCTGCAGGACACAGGCGGCGGCTTGCTGATCGTGAGCCAGTTCACCCTGGCGGCCGATTGCAGCGGCGGCAACCGCCCCAGCTTCACCGGCGCCGCGCCCGCCGAGCAGGGCCGCGCGCTCTACGAAACCGTGCTGCGCCTGGCAAGAGAACGCCACCCGGAGGTGGCGTGCGGTGAATTCGGCGCCGACATGCAGGTGGCGCTGGTTAACGACGGTCCCGTCACCATTCCCTTGCGCATCGCGTAA
- a CDS encoding Protein of unknown function (DUF2726) (PFAM: Protein of unknown function (DUF2726)), which translates to MFLPLSLLAALSLVLLLCVGALLWARWPRKKKPVPLPAEWALTPRPVFNSDERRVYRLLREALPHHIVLSKLPLVRFCQPLDAQQVRYWYDLLGTAHVTFAVCSANGKVLAAIDLDNERGASRRTLQIKQAVMGACGVRYMRCPLEQLPSVAELQMLVPQAAAPARGPQPAPVMSHASHQLSHTVAERRRARTALWQDSGFFQDSFFASDPRLESRLSEFGTLGSASSRAGAPSTLPPEEGGGMVIDTPGYASHAGSSVTRH; encoded by the coding sequence ATGTTTCTTCCCCTGTCCCTGCTCGCCGCCCTGAGCCTGGTGCTGCTGCTGTGCGTGGGCGCCCTGCTGTGGGCGCGTTGGCCGCGCAAGAAGAAGCCCGTGCCGCTGCCGGCCGAGTGGGCGCTGACGCCGCGGCCGGTGTTCAACAGCGACGAACGCCGGGTCTACCGCCTGCTGCGTGAAGCACTGCCGCACCACATCGTGCTGTCCAAGTTGCCGCTGGTGCGCTTTTGCCAGCCGCTGGACGCGCAGCAGGTGCGCTACTGGTACGACCTGCTGGGCACGGCCCACGTCACCTTCGCGGTGTGCAGCGCCAATGGCAAGGTGCTGGCCGCCATCGACCTGGACAATGAACGCGGCGCATCCCGGCGCACCCTGCAGATCAAGCAGGCCGTGATGGGCGCCTGCGGTGTGCGCTACATGCGCTGCCCGCTGGAGCAACTGCCGTCGGTGGCCGAATTGCAGATGCTGGTGCCCCAGGCCGCGGCGCCGGCGCGCGGGCCGCAGCCGGCACCCGTGATGTCGCACGCCAGCCACCAGCTCAGCCACACCGTGGCAGAACGCCGGCGCGCGCGCACCGCGCTGTGGCAGGACTCGGGCTTCTTCCAGGATTCCTTCTTCGCGTCCGACCCGCGGCTGGAATCGCGCCTGAGTGAATTCGGCACGCTGGGCAGCGCCTCGTCGCGCGCAGGCGCGCCCTCCACGCTGCCGCCCGAAGAAGGCGGCGGCATGGTGATAGACACCCCCGGCTATGCCAGCCATGCCGGCAGCTCGGTGACCCGGCATTGA
- a CDS encoding hypothetical protein (PFAM: Tripartite tricarboxylate transporter family receptor) yields the protein MKQWMLAGTALMAATAALAEYPDKPITVVVPFAAGGPTDKVARDLGVVLGKELKQTVIIENVGGAGGTLGAGKVAKAAPDGYTVLLHHIGMATSPALYRTLSYKTLDDFEYLGMVNEVPMTLIGRPTLPANNYAELAKWIDANKGKINLANAGLGAASHLCGLLFQQAVKVDMTTVPYKGTGPAMTDLLGGQVDLMCDQTTNTSTQIEGGKVKAYAVTTLKPLATPALAKLPTLDASGLKGFNVSIWHGMYAPKGTPKPVLDKLNAALRASLKDADFIKKQEALGAVVVTDGRVNGAEHKKFVEAEINKWGPAIKAAGQYAD from the coding sequence ATGAAACAATGGATGCTGGCCGGCACGGCCCTGATGGCCGCCACCGCAGCGCTGGCCGAGTACCCGGACAAGCCCATCACGGTGGTGGTGCCCTTTGCCGCCGGTGGCCCCACCGACAAGGTGGCGCGCGACCTGGGCGTGGTGCTGGGCAAGGAACTGAAGCAGACCGTCATCATTGAAAACGTGGGCGGCGCCGGCGGCACGCTGGGCGCCGGCAAGGTGGCCAAGGCCGCGCCGGACGGCTACACCGTGCTGCTGCACCACATCGGCATGGCCACGTCGCCCGCGCTGTACCGCACCCTGTCGTACAAGACGCTGGACGACTTTGAATACCTGGGCATGGTCAACGAAGTGCCCATGACCCTGATCGGCCGGCCCACCTTGCCGGCCAACAACTACGCCGAACTGGCCAAGTGGATCGACGCCAACAAGGGCAAGATCAACCTGGCCAACGCCGGCCTGGGCGCCGCATCTCACCTGTGCGGCCTGCTGTTCCAGCAAGCCGTGAAGGTGGACATGACCACCGTGCCCTACAAGGGCACCGGCCCGGCCATGACCGACCTGCTGGGCGGCCAGGTGGACCTGATGTGCGACCAGACCACCAACACCAGCACCCAGATCGAAGGCGGCAAGGTCAAGGCCTACGCGGTCACCACGCTCAAGCCGCTGGCCACCCCGGCGCTGGCCAAGCTGCCCACGCTGGATGCTTCGGGCCTGAAGGGCTTCAACGTCAGCATCTGGCACGGCATGTACGCGCCCAAGGGCACGCCCAAGCCGGTGCTGGACAAGCTCAACGCCGCGCTGCGCGCATCGCTGAAGGACGCCGACTTCATCAAGAAGCAGGAAGCCCTGGGCGCGGTGGTGGTCACCGACGGCCGCGTCAATGGCGCCGAACATAAGAAGTTCGTCGAAGCCGAAATCAACAAGTGGGGCCCGGCCATCAAGGCCGCAGGCCAGTACGCTGATTAA
- a CDS encoding Integral membrane protein CcmA involved in cell shape determination (PFAM: Protein of unknown function, DUF583) — protein MWPGKKSQPPIRTLIGEGTVVQGQLRFVEGLRIDGEVLGDVLASDEGHSILVISEKAKVHGKVKAGHVIINGEVVGPVESNELLELQPKARVVGDVRYEALEMHQGAIIDGELRPLKTGDRPALKLAANAPA, from the coding sequence ATGTGGCCAGGCAAGAAATCCCAACCTCCGATCCGCACGCTCATTGGCGAAGGCACCGTGGTGCAGGGCCAGTTGCGTTTCGTGGAAGGCCTGCGCATCGATGGCGAAGTGCTGGGTGACGTGCTGGCCAGCGACGAAGGCCACAGCATCCTGGTCATCAGCGAAAAGGCCAAGGTGCACGGCAAGGTCAAGGCCGGCCACGTCATCATCAATGGCGAGGTGGTGGGGCCGGTGGAATCCAACGAACTGCTGGAACTGCAGCCCAAGGCCCGCGTGGTGGGCGACGTGCGCTACGAAGCGCTGGAAATGCACCAGGGCGCCATCATCGACGGCGAACTGCGCCCCTTGAAAACCGGCGACCGCCCGGCGCTGAAGCTGGCGGCCAACGCCCCCGCGTGA
- a CDS encoding tyrosyl-tRNA synthetase (PFAM: S4 domain; tRNA synthetases class I (W and Y)~TIGRFAM: tyrosyl-tRNA synthetase): MSNSVTPDSIGEPVVSDRVREALAITLRGCEELLPQADWLKKLVRADATGAPLRIKFGMDPTAPDLHLGHTVVLNKMRQLQDQGHTVIPLIGDFTTMIGDPSGRNSTRPPLTREQIEANAKTYFEQIRLVVDIDRAEVRYNSEWSDPLGARGMIQLAARYTVARMMERDDFNKRFESNTPISVHEFLYPLMQGYDSVALKSDLELGGTDQKFNLLMGRHLQQEYGQEPQCILTMPLLEGTDGVDKMSKSKNNYIGITEPANVMFAKVLSISDELMWRWYTLLSFRPESEIAALRREVEGGRNPKDAKVALAREIVTRFHSAAAADAAQADFANRARGGVPDEIPEVTLSGAPLAIGALLKSAGLVPSTSEALRMVEQGGVRIDGAVVSDKALKVVAGTCVVQVGKRKFARVTLA; the protein is encoded by the coding sequence ATGTCAAATTCCGTTACACCCGATTCGATCGGGGAACCCGTGGTATCCGACCGTGTCCGCGAGGCACTGGCAATCACCTTGCGCGGCTGCGAAGAACTGCTGCCGCAGGCCGACTGGTTGAAGAAGCTGGTGCGCGCCGACGCCACGGGGGCGCCGCTGCGCATCAAGTTCGGCATGGACCCCACCGCGCCCGACCTGCACCTGGGCCACACCGTGGTGCTGAACAAGATGCGCCAGTTGCAGGACCAGGGGCACACGGTCATTCCGCTGATCGGCGACTTCACCACCATGATCGGCGACCCTTCCGGGCGCAACAGCACGCGCCCGCCGCTCACGCGCGAGCAGATCGAAGCCAACGCCAAGACCTATTTCGAGCAGATCCGCCTGGTGGTGGACATCGACCGCGCCGAGGTCCGCTACAACAGCGAATGGAGCGACCCACTGGGCGCGCGCGGGATGATCCAACTGGCGGCCCGCTACACCGTGGCGCGCATGATGGAGCGCGACGACTTCAACAAGCGCTTCGAGTCCAACACGCCGATCAGCGTGCACGAGTTCCTGTACCCGCTGATGCAGGGCTACGACTCGGTGGCGCTGAAGTCCGACCTGGAACTGGGCGGCACCGACCAGAAGTTCAACCTGCTGATGGGCCGCCACCTGCAGCAGGAATACGGCCAGGAACCACAGTGCATCCTGACCATGCCGCTGCTGGAAGGCACCGACGGCGTGGACAAGATGTCCAAGAGCAAGAACAACTACATCGGCATCACCGAACCCGCCAACGTGATGTTCGCCAAGGTGCTGTCCATCAGCGACGAACTGATGTGGCGCTGGTACACCCTGCTGAGTTTCCGGCCTGAGAGCGAGATCGCCGCGCTCAGGCGCGAGGTCGAGGGCGGGCGCAACCCCAAGGACGCCAAGGTGGCGCTGGCGCGCGAGATCGTGACGCGCTTTCACAGCGCCGCGGCGGCCGATGCGGCGCAAGCCGACTTCGCCAACCGCGCGCGGGGTGGCGTGCCGGACGAGATTCCCGAGGTCACGCTGTCCGGCGCCCCGCTGGCCATCGGCGCCTTGCTCAAGTCCGCCGGCCTGGTGCCGTCCACCAGCGAGGCTTTGCGCATGGTGGAGCAGGGCGGGGTGCGCATCGACGGCGCGGTGGTGTCGGACAAGGCCCTGAAGGTGGTCGCCGGCACCTGTGTCGTGCAGGTGGGCAAGCGCAAGTTCGCCCGCGTCACGCTCGCCTGA
- a CDS encoding ribosomal protein S9 (PFAM: Ribosomal protein S9/S16): MIGNWNYGTGRRKSSVARVFMKKGNGQILVNGKPVEDYFGRQTSIMIVKQPLLLTNNGEAFDIKVNVHGGGESGQAGAVRHGITRALIDYDAALKPDLSRAGFVTRDAREVERKKVGLHGARRRKQFSKR, translated from the coding sequence ATGATCGGTAACTGGAATTACGGCACCGGCCGCCGCAAATCGAGCGTGGCCCGGGTGTTCATGAAGAAGGGCAATGGCCAGATCCTGGTCAACGGCAAGCCGGTGGAAGACTACTTCGGCCGCCAGACCTCCATCATGATCGTCAAGCAGCCGCTGCTGTTGACGAACAATGGCGAAGCCTTCGACATCAAGGTCAACGTGCACGGCGGCGGCGAAAGCGGCCAGGCCGGTGCGGTGCGCCACGGCATCACCCGCGCGCTGATCGACTACGACGCGGCCCTGAAGCCCGACCTCAGCCGCGCCGGCTTCGTCACCCGCGACGCCCGCGAGGTGGAACGCAAGAAGGTGGGCCTGCACGGCGCGCGTCGCCGCAAGCAGTTCAGCAAGCGCTAA
- a CDS encoding ribosomal protein L13, bacterial type (PFAM: Ribosomal protein L13~TIGRFAM: ribosomal protein L13, bacterial type) — protein sequence MKTFSAKPAEVKHEWFVLDATDKVLGRVASEVALRLRGKHKAIYTPHVDTGDFIIVLNADKIRVTGNKAEDKVYYRHTGYPGGIRATKFKDMQAKHPGRALEKAVKGMLPKGPLGYAMIKKLKVYAGASHPHTAQQPKALEI from the coding sequence ATGAAGACCTTCAGCGCCAAGCCGGCCGAAGTGAAGCACGAGTGGTTTGTGCTTGATGCCACCGACAAGGTGCTCGGACGCGTTGCCAGCGAAGTGGCGCTCCGACTGCGAGGCAAGCACAAGGCCATCTACACGCCTCACGTCGACACCGGTGATTTCATCATCGTCCTGAACGCCGACAAGATCCGCGTCACCGGCAACAAGGCCGAAGACAAGGTGTACTACCGCCACACGGGTTACCCGGGCGGCATCCGTGCCACCAAGTTCAAGGACATGCAAGCCAAGCACCCGGGGCGCGCCCTGGAAAAGGCCGTCAAGGGCATGCTGCCCAAGGGGCCGCTGGGCTACGCGATGATCAAAAAGCTGAAGGTGTACGCCGGGGCTTCGCACCCGCACACCGCCCAGCAGCCCAAGGCGCTGGAAATCTAA
- a CDS encoding putative acetyltransferase (PFAM: Acetyltransferase (GNAT) family), protein MSNPDHTPPNAGLPDTGAPTAPDSGDPAPRLSWIPIRSLSDRHRERVLAHMVQLTEADRYLRFGYLASDAQIARYVDQLDFERDEVFGVFDRRLRLIAMAHLAYAPEGSSHQADAEFGVSVLPHARGRAYGTRLFEHAVLHARNHGIQTLFVHALSENTAMLRIARSHGATVERAGSESEAHLKLPPETLASHVEQLVGDGVAELDYRFKQQAKRANGLLELLAEIKDSVTKSGSTASQ, encoded by the coding sequence ATGAGCAACCCTGACCACACGCCCCCCAACGCCGGACTGCCGGACACCGGGGCACCCACAGCACCCGACAGCGGCGACCCCGCACCGCGGCTGTCGTGGATTCCGATTCGGTCCCTGTCCGACCGGCATCGTGAGCGTGTGCTTGCTCACATGGTTCAACTCACCGAAGCCGACCGCTACCTGCGATTCGGCTACTTGGCGTCCGACGCCCAGATCGCCCGCTACGTGGACCAGCTGGATTTCGAGCGCGACGAGGTCTTCGGGGTGTTCGACCGCCGCCTGCGCCTGATCGCCATGGCCCACCTGGCCTACGCGCCGGAAGGCAGTTCACACCAGGCCGACGCCGAATTCGGCGTGTCGGTGCTGCCCCACGCGCGCGGCCGGGCCTACGGCACGAGGCTGTTCGAGCACGCGGTGCTGCACGCCCGCAACCACGGCATCCAGACCCTGTTCGTGCACGCGCTGAGCGAAAACACCGCCATGCTGCGCATTGCGCGCAGCCATGGGGCCACGGTAGAACGCGCCGGCAGCGAGTCCGAAGCGCACCTGAAACTGCCACCGGAGACCTTGGCGTCACACGTGGAGCAGCTGGTGGGCGATGGCGTGGCCGAGCTGGACTACCGCTTCAAGCAGCAGGCCAAACGCGCCAACGGGCTGCTGGAATTGCTGGCCGAGATCAAGGACAGTGTCACGAAGTCCGGCAGCACCGCATCGCAATAA